One region of Paenibacillus polymyxa M1 genomic DNA includes:
- a CDS encoding sensor histidine kinase, with protein sequence MIIETIFEWIVVLIMSVVILWLWRERVAYKRKIKDIRIALERIVTVNHAEKLLYVTGNVELQRLMTEINRLLDLNLRVSADYNRSQIAMRKMISNISHDLKTPLTVVLGYAEMLDGDPDISPEERIKLLSRIHQKTSEAIELIGSFFSLAKLEANDTDIQLTRLEIGELCRRSILEFYDLLTAQGFTVHIDIPEHPIYALGNEGAIGRVLSNLISNAIRYGAEGRTLGLTLSEQQDTVRIEVWDRGKGIQEPEQDKVFERMYTLEDSRNKAVQGSGLGLTIAKRLVECMNGEMQLTSKPYEQTVFSFTLKKINY encoded by the coding sequence ATGATCATCGAAACTATTTTTGAATGGATTGTCGTCCTCATAATGTCCGTCGTTATCCTATGGCTTTGGCGGGAACGTGTAGCCTATAAGCGCAAAATAAAGGATATCCGAATCGCCCTAGAGCGGATCGTGACCGTGAATCATGCAGAAAAACTGCTATATGTCACAGGTAACGTTGAACTGCAGCGACTCATGACGGAGATCAACCGGCTACTAGACTTAAATTTGAGGGTATCAGCCGATTACAACCGGAGCCAAATCGCTATGCGCAAAATGATTTCAAATATTTCTCACGATCTCAAGACCCCGCTTACCGTTGTGCTTGGTTATGCCGAGATGCTGGATGGCGATCCAGATATTTCGCCAGAAGAACGTATAAAGCTGCTATCCAGAATTCATCAAAAGACAAGCGAAGCAATTGAGTTGATCGGAAGTTTTTTTAGTTTGGCGAAGCTGGAAGCTAACGATACTGACATTCAACTGACCCGACTGGAGATAGGAGAACTATGCAGACGCAGCATTTTGGAGTTTTATGATCTGCTAACGGCTCAGGGTTTTACGGTACATATTGACATCCCGGAGCATCCCATTTATGCCTTGGGGAACGAAGGAGCCATTGGGCGGGTGCTGAGCAATCTGATTTCGAATGCCATTCGCTACGGGGCAGAGGGTCGAACGCTAGGCCTGACTCTGTCAGAACAGCAGGATACGGTGCGTATAGAGGTGTGGGATCGTGGAAAAGGCATACAGGAGCCCGAGCAGGATAAGGTTTTTGAACGCATGTACACACTTGAGGATTCCCGTAATAAGGCGGTACAGGGCAGTGGACTGGGCCTTACGATTGCCAAGCGCCTGGTTGAATGCATGAATGGAGAGATGCAATTGACCAGCAAGCCTTATGAGCAGACCGTCTTCTCTTTTACCTTGAAGAAGATCAACTATTAA
- a CDS encoding response regulator transcription factor translates to MPQHILLIEDDLSIAEMLLKALTKEGYNLTTASDGEEGLNAFERHTYDLVLVDLMMPKVDGMEVIRQIRTRSAVPILIMSAKDSDVDKALGLGFGADDYVAKPFSMLEMTARIQSAIRRSTTYARLQQQEEQPQAQVLTYGNLRIDFDHFTVIRDGNEIQLTAKESDILKLFASNPNRVFTKAQLYGFIWKDDYMGDENVINVHIRRLREKIEEDPSHPVHIKTLWGIGYKWENG, encoded by the coding sequence ATGCCACAGCATATTTTACTTATTGAAGACGATCTATCTATTGCTGAAATGCTGCTTAAAGCACTCACCAAGGAGGGCTACAATTTAACCACCGCCTCTGACGGGGAAGAAGGGCTTAATGCCTTTGAACGTCACACTTACGACCTGGTACTCGTGGATCTGATGATGCCGAAGGTCGATGGTATGGAGGTGATCCGACAAATTCGTACCCGTAGTGCCGTGCCGATTTTGATTATGTCGGCTAAGGACAGCGATGTGGATAAAGCGCTTGGACTGGGCTTCGGGGCAGACGATTATGTTGCCAAACCTTTTTCAATGCTCGAAATGACGGCTCGTATTCAGTCCGCGATCCGCAGATCGACTACATATGCCCGTCTGCAACAGCAGGAGGAACAGCCGCAAGCACAAGTTTTGACCTATGGAAATCTACGCATTGATTTTGATCATTTTACAGTCATACGCGATGGAAATGAAATTCAACTAACAGCCAAAGAATCCGATATTCTGAAGCTGTTTGCATCCAATCCGAACCGGGTATTTACGAAAGCTCAATTATACGGGTTTATTTGGAAAGACGATTATATGGGTGATGAGAATGTGATTAACGTCCATATTCGCCGCCTACGTGAAAAAATTGAAGAAGATCCCTCTCACCCTGTCCATATTAAAACGCTGTGGGGCATCGGCTACAAATGGGAGAATGGCTGA
- a CDS encoding matrixin family metalloprotease: MILLTRSPIQSSSCFQNLSAQSNNVSCYSSQKAQSVAAHELGHVLGLDEDFSKCLMYPTTPQCYDNWGIYTPQPSEDVFGINDLY, encoded by the coding sequence ATGATTCTGCTAACTCGCAGCCCAATTCAATCAAGTTCTTGTTTTCAGAATCTTTCTGCTCAGTCCAATAATGTTAGTTGTTATTCTTCTCAGAAGGCACAATCAGTAGCTGCTCATGAGCTAGGACATGTCTTAGGACTAGATGAAGACTTTAGTAAATGCTTGATGTATCCAACTACACCACAATGCTATGATAATTGGGGAATTTACACTCCACAGCCTAGCGAAGATGTGTTTGGTATTAATGATCTTTATTAA